A region of Ictidomys tridecemlineatus isolate mIctTri1 chromosome 4, mIctTri1.hap1, whole genome shotgun sequence DNA encodes the following proteins:
- the Ifnk gene encoding interferon kappa, producing MTPKYIRLALLVDLFMTHILCQECNLLEVHLDMSTSENLMLLTNLSNSIPVQCFREIHNFELPEEILSSTQPEKTNIKYVFYETYTQAINIFSQNTFNSSWDEEQLVQLQSNLYEQVEYLKQCWGKENKEKEDVKADEKKHSEAGVLPLGNLKLRRYFSRIYNFLKDKTYSRCAWEIVRVEITRYFLYLKKFITLHTRK from the coding sequence ATGACCCCAAAGTACATCAGGCTTGCTCTCCTAGTGGATCTGTTTATGACCCACATCCTCTGTCAGGAGTGTAACTTACTAGAAGTTCATTTGGACATGTCCACCTCGGAAAACCTGATGCTTCTGACCAATCTGAGCAATTCAATTCCTGTACAATGTTTCAGAGAAATCCACAATTTTGAGTTGCCCGAAGAGATCCTATCATCCACCCAGCCTGAGAAGACAAACATCAAGTATGTTTTCTATGAAACGTACACACAGGCCATCAATATCTTCAGCCAAAACACCTTCAACTCCAGTTGGGACGAGGAACAACTGGTACAACTCCAAAGCAACCTTTATGAGCAAGTGGAGTACCTGAAACAATGCTGgggaaaagagaataaagaaaaggaagatgtgAAAGCTGATGAGAAGAAACATTCAGAAGCTGGGGTGCTCCCTCTGGGCAACCTCAAACTGAGGAGATACTTCAGCAGAATATACAATTTCCTGAAAGATAAAACATACAGTCGCTGTGCATGGGAGATCGTCCGAGTGGAAATCACAAGATATTTCCTCTACCTTAAAAAATTCATCACACTCCATACTAGGAAATAA